The following proteins are co-located in the Schistocerca nitens isolate TAMUIC-IGC-003100 chromosome 2, iqSchNite1.1, whole genome shotgun sequence genome:
- the LOC126234607 gene encoding dynactin subunit 3-like → MGTGEMSESEMLDVVEARITLLEKQILGKRDVPENYTPVSEAISRTSSHLQSAISGREKITAVMKRLSELEKYLNPSNDMLGAADIDAMYQTILLSEPLLRNNVVLLNQIKELEPVLNSEHTKNVPALSKRLEQLALTNLQLKDKADDLCGNFRDYIQEYNSAITEISRALVKFDACLTRLEIAQPKVIDE, encoded by the coding sequence TCGTCGAGGCTCGGATAACACTGTTGGAAAAACAGATTTTGGGAAAGCGAGACGTTCCAGAAAATTACACGCCTGTATCAGAAGCAATTTCACGGACAAGCAGCCACTTGCAGAGTGCTATATCAGGTCGAGAAAAAATTACTGCCGTCATGAAAAGATTATCAGAACTCGAGAAATATCTTAACCCTAGTAATGATATGTTGGGTGCGGCTGACATCGATGCTATGTATCAAACTATACTACTTTCTGAACCACTGTTAAGGAATAATGTTGTACTGTTAAATCAGATAAAGGAACTAGAACCAGTACTAAATAGTGAACATACAAAAAATGTGCCAGCACTGTCTAAGCGACTTGAACAATTAGCTCTTACAAATTTACAACTTAAAGATAAAGCAGACGATTTATGTGGAAACTTTCGTGATTACATACAAGAGTATAATAGCGCTATTACAGAAATATCGCGTGCACTTGTGAAATTTGATGCATGTCTTACTCGGTTGGAGATAGCTCAGCCTAAGGTCATTGATGAATGA